In one window of Branchiostoma lanceolatum isolate klBraLanc5 chromosome 15, klBraLanc5.hap2, whole genome shotgun sequence DNA:
- the LOC136420326 gene encoding uncharacterized protein encodes MYGKFVEKHEIKKAIPSDKLDKWVINLSDKELSTAHKQLLGKGLNFALTVTKIPTDDLIICTEQACRILKEDSADADELRAKTVDMIKKAKLPPSNISHEEKEALSDLRQDKTVIILPADKGRATVVMNRKDYEQKASQLLGDVNTYTELKKDPTSQYKKDLIAILQNLEKKGAISHILKLKLHPTSEDTPKFYGLPKIHKVGAPLRPIISCIGSISYHVAKFVANIISPLVGKNQYYIKNSKHFVNKISELTVGEDEEMVSYDVTALFTSTPIQEAVDVIKERLKNDETLSERTNLNVTQVVELLRFCLTSTYFIFKGTYYQQVEGAAMGSPVSPIVANLFMEHFEEVAISTAPNPPKFWGRFVDDTFVIQRKDKIEEFTTHINNINRAIKFTIERETDGKLPMLDTMIHRRPDGTLYATVYRKPTHTDLYLNFASHHPLQHKIGVVRTLTDRANVIVTEESDKTLEIEHIHNALSTCGYPDWLFHVSKEKRSKRTPANQTRVMRRGTVSIPYIKGISETLMRLYRSKGIQCQFKPINTIRRNLVAPKDKIKKLERSGTVYHIPCADCPATYVGESERPLSARLQEHKRPSYVSSPVVQHVAKQKHKIDWDNVKVLDQDSDWFSRGVREAIQIRRQRSTLNRDRGRHYLKPDFTV; translated from the exons atgtatggcaagttcgtag AGAAACATGAGATAAAGAAGGCAATACCCTCGGACAAATTAGACAAGTGGGTGATCAATTTATCAGATAAAGAGCTCAGTACAGCACACAAACAACTACTGGGTAAGGGACTTAACTTTGCGCTTACTGTTACCAAGATCCCCACAGACGATTTGATTATCTGCACGGAACAGGCATGCAGAATTTTGAAGGAGGACAGCGCAGACGCAGACGAACTACGCGCCAAGACTGTTGATATGATCAAGAAGGCCAAATTACCACCTAGCAACATCAGTCATGAAGAGAAGGAAGCACTGTCCGATCTGAGACAGGACAAAACGGTCATCATTCTTCCTGCTGACAAAGGAAGAGCAACAGTTGTTATGAACAGAAAGGACTACGAGCAGAAGGCTTCACAGCTCCTCGGGGACGTTAACACCTACACCGAGCTAAAGAAGGATCCTACATCCCAGTACAAGAAAGACTTGATCGCGATTCTTCAGAATCTGGAAAAGAAAGGTGCAATCAGCCACATCCTGAAGCTGAAACTGCACCCTACATCTGAAGACACCCCTAAGTTCTACGGGCTACCTAAGATCCATAAGGTAGGGGCACCACTACGACCCATCATTTCATGCATAGGCTCAATTTCCTATCATGTGGCCAAGTTTGTTGCCAACATTATAAGTCCGTTGGTGGGCAAGAACCAGTACTACATCAAGAATTCTAAACATTTCGTAAATAAGATCAGCGAGTTAACCGTTGGTGAGGACGAAGAAATGGTGTCGTATGACGTCACTGCACTCTTCACAAGTACCCCCATTCAAGAAGCAGTTGACGTCATTAAGGAACGACTAAAGAATGACGAGACTCTCTCTGAAAGGACAAACCTCAACGTAACACAGGTGGTAGAACTACTACGCTTTTGTCTCACCTCGACATACTTCATCTTCAAAGGCACTTACTACCAACAAGTGGAAGGTGCCGCGATGGGGTCGCCTGTATCCCCCATAGTGGCAAACCTTTTCATGGAGCACTTTGAGGAAGTGGCGATTTCAACCGCACCTAATCCTCCCAAATTCTGGGGTCGTTTCGTTGATGACACGTTTGTGATTCAGAGGAAGGATAAGATAGAGGAATTCACCACTCACATTAACAATATTAACAGGGCCATCAAGTTCACGATTGAAAGGGAGACGGACGGCAAGCTACCGATGCTGGACACTATGATCCACCGAAGGCCTGATGGCACACTCTATGCCACTGTCTATCGGAAACCAACACATACAGACTTATATCTGAACTTCGCAAGTCATCACCCACTCCAGCACAAAATCGGTGTAGTGCGAACCCTTACCGATCGAGCCAATGTGATCGTCACAGAGGAAAGTGACAAGACCCTGGAAATCGAACACATACACAATGCACTGTCAACATGTGGCTATCCAGACTGGTTGTTCCATGTAAGCAAAGAAAAGCGAAGCAAGAGAACTCCGGCCAACCAGACAAGAGTGATGCGTAGGGGGACGGTCAGCATTCCGTACATCAAGGGCATATCTGAAACACTCATGAGACTGTACAGAAGTAAAGGGATACAGTGTCAGTTCAAACCCATCAACACCATCAGACGTAATCTTGTCGCACCTAAAGACAAGATTAAGAAGCTGGAACGCAGTGGAACAGTTTACCACATTCCTTGTGCAGACTGCCCTGCAACATACGTAGGGGAGTCGGAGAGACCACTGAGCGCCCGTCTACAGGAACACAAGAGACCCAGCTATGTGTCATCACCTGTGGTGCAACACGTCGCCAAGCAGAAGCACAAGATAGACTGGGACAATGTGAAAGTGCTGGATCAGGACTCCGACTGGTTTTCTAGAGGTGTTCGGGAGGCGATCCAAATCCGCAGACAACgcagtaccttaaacagggacagagggcgtcactatctcaagcct GACTTCACAGTCTAA